In Streptococcus mitis, the DNA window ACTCTTCCTATTGATGAAAATGAATTTCTCTACGATACTTTCCTAGCAGCCGGTGAAAATAACAATGCTAAATTGATTGCTGCCTACTTTAATCAAAATGGGATTGATGCACGCTATGTGCACCCTAGAGAAGCTGGTATTGTGGTCACAAGTGAGCCTGGTCACGCTCGCATCATTCCATCAAGTTATGACAAGATTGAAGAATTGACAAATGCAAATGAAGTCCTTGTCATTCCTGGTTTCTTTGGAGTTACTAAGGAAAATCAAATCTGTACCTTCTCACGTGGAGGATCAGACATTACAGGTTCTATCATTGCTGCAGGTGTTAAGGCAGACCTCTATGAAAACTTTACAGACGTTGATGGTATCTTTGCAGCCCACCCAGGCATTATTCACCAACCACACTCAATCCCTGAGTTGACCTACCGTGAAATGCGTGAGTTGGCTTATGCAGGATTCTCAGTCCTTCATGACGAAGCCCTTCTACCTGCCTACCGTGGAAAAATTCCTCTAGTTATCAAGAATACCAACAATCCTGACCATCCAGGTACTCGTATCGTTCTAAAACACAGTAGTGATGAATTTCCAGTTGTGGGAATTGCCGGTGATTCAGGCTTTGTCAGCATTAACATGTCGAAATACCTCATGAACCGTGAGGTTGGATTTGGTCGCAAGGTTCTGCAAATCCTTGAAGACCTCAACATCGGTTGGGAACATATGCCAACAGGTATCGACGATCTTTCAATCATCCTCCGTTCTCGCGAACTAACTCCTATCAAGGAAGAAGAAATCCTTCGTCAGTTGGTTCAAAAGGCTGAAGTAGACCATGCAGAAATCGAGCACGACCTTTCAATCATTATGATTGTTGGAGAAAAGATGAAGAGCCATATCGGAGTAACTGCTACTGCGACACGTGCTCTATCTGAAAATAAGATCAACATCCAGATGATGTCTCAAGGTTCTAGTGAAGTGTCTATTATGTTTGTTGTCCATAAGGACCAAGAGAAAGCAGCTATTAAAGCCCTATACAATGCCTTTTTCGGTGAAAGCAAGGAAGACTAAGCATGGCTCAATCACTTAACAAAACAGTGCTCCTCAATACGACAGGCACCTCCTACCTCTCTATAGCTGGGAAAGTTGGAAAATTCCTTGTCGGAGATCAGGCTTTGGAATTTTACCCCGATGTCAATGTTGAACAATTTATCCAGATTCCTTGGAGCCATATTAACCAGATTGGAGCCAATGTTACTGGTCGCAAAATCAGTCGTCACTTCGAAGTCTTTACAGACAGAGGAAAATTCCTCTTTGCCTCAAAAGACTCGGGTACCATTCTTAAAATTGCACGCGAAAAACTGGGCAATGACAAGGTCGTCAAACTTCCGACCCTGATTCAAACCATTAGTCAAAAATTTAAAAATCTATTTGCAAAAAAGTAGAAACTTTAGTATAATCATAGCAACGGATAAGTAGGTTATCTTCTTCTTTCAGAAAGTCTGCGGATGCTGCGAGCAGATAGGAGGGATAGGTGAAATTCTACCGTTAGTAACAATTGCATACACAATCAAGTGCACTCCTGTGAAGTTGGATGGAACCGTGGCCCTGCCACTCCAACGCTTTGTCAGGTGTGCTTTTTTCATAAAGGAGTTCTTATGTTAGATATCAAACGTATTCGTACAGACTTTGATGCTGTCGCAGAAAAACTGGCTACACGTGGTGTAGATGCTGCTGTCT includes these proteins:
- a CDS encoding aspartate kinase; this encodes MKVVKFGGSSLASASQLEKVLNIVKSDSERRFVVVSAPGKRNAEDTKVTDALIKYYRDYVAGNDISKSQNWIIDRYAAMVSELGLKPAVLEKISKSIRALATLPIDENEFLYDTFLAAGENNNAKLIAAYFNQNGIDARYVHPREAGIVVTSEPGHARIIPSSYDKIEELTNANEVLVIPGFFGVTKENQICTFSRGGSDITGSIIAAGVKADLYENFTDVDGIFAAHPGIIHQPHSIPELTYREMRELAYAGFSVLHDEALLPAYRGKIPLVIKNTNNPDHPGTRIVLKHSSDEFPVVGIAGDSGFVSINMSKYLMNREVGFGRKVLQILEDLNIGWEHMPTGIDDLSIILRSRELTPIKEEEILRQLVQKAEVDHAEIEHDLSIIMIVGEKMKSHIGVTATATRALSENKINIQMMSQGSSEVSIMFVVHKDQEKAAIKALYNAFFGESKED
- a CDS encoding DUF956 family protein, with translation MAQSLNKTVLLNTTGTSYLSIAGKVGKFLVGDQALEFYPDVNVEQFIQIPWSHINQIGANVTGRKISRHFEVFTDRGKFLFASKDSGTILKIAREKLGNDKVVKLPTLIQTISQKFKNLFAKK